One Synechococcus sp. CC9605 genomic window carries:
- a CDS encoding succinate dehydrogenase/fumarate reductase iron-sulfur subunit, whose translation MKLTLRIWRQRSADQPGEYQSHRLENVSPDLSLLEALDQLNEQLISCGERPVSFEHDCREGICGSCGFLVNGQAHGPRAATSVCQLYLREFDDGVVLTLEPWRATAFPPIQDLMVDRSAFDRLIAAGGYCSTGTGQAPDGNALPVGREQATSAFSTATCIGCGACVASCRNASASLFVAAKLAHLGQLPQGQPERASRADAMQRQMEAEGFGSCSSNLECEAVCPQEISADWISWMHRERRR comes from the coding sequence ATGAAACTCACCCTGCGAATCTGGCGGCAACGCAGCGCCGATCAACCCGGTGAATACCAGAGCCATCGGCTGGAGAACGTCTCCCCCGACCTCTCCCTGCTGGAGGCCCTCGATCAGCTCAACGAACAACTGATCAGCTGCGGGGAACGGCCGGTGAGCTTCGAGCACGACTGCCGCGAAGGCATCTGCGGCAGCTGCGGCTTCCTGGTGAATGGCCAGGCCCATGGCCCACGGGCCGCCACATCGGTGTGTCAGCTCTACCTGCGGGAATTCGACGATGGCGTGGTGCTGACCCTGGAGCCCTGGCGAGCCACGGCCTTCCCTCCCATCCAGGATCTGATGGTGGACCGCTCGGCCTTTGACCGGCTGATCGCGGCCGGCGGCTACTGCTCAACCGGCACAGGCCAGGCCCCGGATGGCAACGCCCTGCCGGTTGGCCGGGAGCAGGCCACCAGCGCCTTCAGCACAGCAACCTGCATCGGTTGTGGCGCCTGCGTCGCCAGTTGCCGCAATGCCTCGGCCAGCCTATTCGTGGCCGCCAAGCTGGCGCACCTGGGGCAACTGCCGCAGGGGCAGCCGGAACGGGCGAGCCGTGCCGACGCCATGCAACGCCAGATGGAGGCGGAGGGCTTCGGCAGCTGCAGCAGCAACCTCGAATGCGAGGCGGTCTGTCCCCAGGAGATTTCCGCTGACTGGATCAGCTGGATGCACCGTGAGCGCAGGCGCTGA
- a CDS encoding prohibitin family protein — protein MQSKSQPEQITKTVVGVTTVFIGGIALISSVFVVPAGEVGVVTTLGKVSKTPREPGLNLKLPFIQATHNFSVRTQVIPEKFSTLTKDLQVIEATATVKYAVKPGEAPRIYSTIATDDSAIYARVIQPSLLKSLKSVFSKYELDTIATDWNNISTLVQESVSNELSKFDYVAVKGLDITGLKIAEEYRAAIEQKQIAQQQLLRAKTEVQIAEQEALKFQTLTRSLNDSVLYKLFLDKWDGKTKVVPPIRGGSTPPVIVGQ, from the coding sequence ATGCAATCCAAGTCCCAACCGGAGCAGATCACCAAAACAGTGGTGGGCGTCACCACGGTCTTCATCGGTGGCATTGCCCTGATCTCCAGTGTGTTCGTTGTTCCCGCCGGTGAAGTCGGGGTTGTCACCACCCTTGGGAAAGTCTCCAAGACCCCCAGAGAGCCAGGATTGAACCTCAAACTTCCGTTCATTCAGGCGACCCATAATTTCAGCGTCAGAACGCAGGTCATCCCCGAAAAATTCTCAACGCTCACCAAAGACCTGCAGGTGATTGAAGCGACAGCCACGGTGAAATATGCGGTGAAGCCCGGTGAAGCACCCAGGATCTACAGCACGATTGCCACAGACGATTCCGCAATCTATGCAAGGGTGATTCAGCCTTCACTGCTGAAATCCCTGAAATCGGTGTTCTCAAAATATGAACTCGATACAATTGCCACCGACTGGAACAATATCTCTACACTTGTTCAAGAAAGTGTTTCCAACGAACTTAGCAAATTCGACTATGTGGCTGTCAAAGGATTGGACATCACTGGCTTGAAAATTGCCGAGGAATACCGGGCAGCAATCGAGCAAAAGCAAATTGCTCAACAACAGCTTCTGCGCGCCAAAACAGAAGTTCAGATCGCCGAACAAGAAGCCCTGAAGTTTCAGACCTTGACCCGGTCTCTGAATGACAGCGTCCTCTACAAGCTGTTCCTCGATAAGTGGGACGGAAAAACCAAGGTGGTTCCTCCCATTCGCGGAGGCAGCACACCGCCGGTGATTGTGGGCCAATAA
- the gluQRS gene encoding tRNA glutamyl-Q(34) synthetase GluQRS, with the protein MALPEHLQRHLEAGRALTAAGGYRGRFAPSPTGLLHLGNLQTALLSWLAARQAGGAWLLRIDDLDTPRNRAGAIEAIQSDLRWLGLKWDGPVLLQSERRGIYHSWLSWLRRSGRLFACRCSRRELADQPIYSGFCRQAVHNWGWQRQRLPSWRLRVADDDPHGSGDVVLRRADGFIAYQLATVIDELSFGINDVVRGADLREALPAQRSLFAALGEAPPRFRHGPLLCDASGQKLSKREACAGLKPLRDAGLDAAAVIGRLASGLQLVAPEARISATELLEHLTQQAINAVIS; encoded by the coding sequence ATGGCTCTTCCAGAGCATCTGCAGCGGCATCTTGAGGCGGGTCGTGCCCTGACTGCCGCCGGTGGCTACCGCGGTCGTTTCGCTCCATCGCCGACCGGGCTGCTCCATCTGGGCAACCTGCAGACGGCCCTGCTCTCGTGGCTGGCAGCACGTCAGGCCGGTGGGGCCTGGTTGCTGCGCATCGATGACCTCGACACACCGCGCAACCGCGCCGGTGCGATCGAGGCGATCCAAAGCGATCTGCGCTGGTTGGGCTTGAAGTGGGATGGTCCGGTGCTGCTGCAAAGCGAGCGGCGTGGCATTTACCACTCTTGGTTGTCGTGGTTGCGCCGATCCGGACGTTTGTTCGCCTGTCGCTGCTCTCGGCGTGAGCTTGCCGATCAGCCGATCTATTCCGGCTTCTGCCGTCAGGCCGTTCATAACTGGGGCTGGCAGCGGCAGCGGCTCCCCAGTTGGCGACTTCGGGTTGCCGACGACGATCCCCACGGCAGTGGCGATGTGGTGCTGCGGCGAGCCGATGGCTTCATCGCCTACCAGCTCGCCACCGTGATCGACGAACTCAGTTTCGGCATCAACGATGTGGTGCGTGGTGCGGATCTGCGCGAGGCCCTGCCAGCGCAGCGCAGCCTCTTTGCGGCCCTGGGTGAAGCTCCGCCCCGCTTCCGCCATGGGCCGCTGCTCTGCGATGCCAGCGGCCAGAAACTCTCCAAGCGTGAAGCCTGTGCAGGCTTGAAACCCTTGCGTGATGCGGGGTTGGATGCGGCTGCTGTGATTGGTCGTTTGGCCTCAGGCCTTCAGCTCGTGGCCCCTGAGGCGCGTATTAGTGCAACAGAGTTGCTCGAACACTTGACGCAGCAGGCCATCAATGCGGTGATTTCTTAA
- a CDS encoding HU family DNA-binding protein, which produces MNKADLVNLVAARTELTKTDVSMVVDAAIDTIIDSVVEGKKVSILGFGSFEPRERSARQGLNPKTGEKIAIPAKRVPAFTAGKMFKDRVQG; this is translated from the coding sequence ATGAACAAAGCTGATCTGGTGAATCTGGTGGCTGCTCGCACCGAGCTCACCAAGACCGACGTTTCCATGGTTGTCGACGCCGCCATCGACACGATTATCGACTCCGTGGTGGAAGGTAAGAAAGTGTCCATCCTGGGTTTCGGCTCCTTTGAACCCCGTGAGCGTTCCGCCCGTCAAGGTCTGAACCCCAAAACCGGCGAGAAGATCGCGATTCCCGCCAAGCGTGTTCCCGCCTTCACCGCCGGCAAGATGTTCAAGGATCGCGTTCAGGGCTGA
- a CDS encoding glycogen debranching protein has product MPQRALSGIHPGSPWPLGSSLTRRGVNFVLAAPGADRIELLLYSNSNDRSPERVIELDVRRHRSGNYWHVEVEGVGEGCCYGYRVFGPLAPGGHGFRPSKVLLDPAARAISGWDVYDRVLATGLSPNAHTCLKAVVCERDLFDFQAHPRPRHSWQRTVIYELHVGGFTRREDAGVAAANRGTYLGLIEKLPYLKELGITAVELLPVFCFDPADAPPGRDNVWGYSPLSWFTPHHGYCSSSNPLQARHEVRQLVAACHDAGIEVLLDVVYNHTTEGNRHGPTLSWRGCADDVYYHQNDDGDYLDVSGCGNSIAANAPISTQLILESMRCWALELGVDGFRFDLGIALSRGNQLKPLNDPPLFTAMGADPQLSDLKLVSEPWDCGGLYRLEDFPAKRIGTWNGHFRDGMRRFWKGDDHSTWTLAQRFKGSPDLYDGKPVALGRSVNFITAHDGFTLADLVSYNRKHNLANGEDNRDGENHNNSWNHGIEGPSSNPLVQTLRRRQQRNLLSSLLLARGVPMLLMGDEVGRSQGGNNNSWCQNSPLGWMVWDEDHCDLELKLFLQRLLRLRQALPQLFNPLVPPRESNRKSAPQPSEQRSDLWRQWHGVSLAKPDWAAWSRTTATSLHSGSRGALLWMGFNAYKESLSFELPIPASPWKRVIDTSLPSPQDFPAEPVNFSCMEIPLQSRSFVLLLAEEEISGLRL; this is encoded by the coding sequence ATGCCCCAACGGGCTTTGAGTGGCATTCACCCCGGTTCTCCCTGGCCCCTGGGCAGCAGCCTCACCAGGCGGGGGGTGAATTTCGTGCTGGCGGCCCCCGGGGCCGACCGGATTGAGTTGCTGCTCTACAGCAACAGCAATGACCGCAGCCCGGAACGGGTGATCGAACTGGATGTTCGACGTCACCGCTCGGGCAACTACTGGCACGTGGAGGTGGAAGGAGTCGGCGAAGGCTGCTGTTACGGCTACCGCGTCTTCGGGCCACTGGCACCAGGGGGCCATGGCTTCCGCCCCTCCAAGGTGTTGCTCGACCCCGCCGCCCGCGCCATTAGCGGCTGGGACGTCTACGACCGGGTGCTGGCCACCGGCCTCTCACCCAATGCCCATACCTGCCTCAAGGCGGTGGTGTGCGAACGGGATCTGTTTGATTTCCAGGCCCATCCGCGCCCACGCCACAGCTGGCAACGCACGGTGATCTACGAGCTGCACGTGGGGGGCTTCACCCGCCGCGAGGATGCGGGCGTTGCCGCAGCGAACCGGGGCACATACCTCGGGCTGATTGAGAAGCTGCCCTACCTCAAGGAACTGGGCATCACGGCAGTGGAGCTGTTGCCGGTGTTCTGCTTCGATCCGGCCGATGCCCCCCCTGGGCGCGACAACGTGTGGGGTTACAGCCCCCTGAGCTGGTTCACACCCCACCACGGCTACTGCAGCAGTAGCAATCCGCTGCAGGCCCGCCATGAGGTGCGCCAACTGGTGGCCGCCTGCCATGACGCCGGCATCGAAGTGCTGCTGGATGTGGTCTACAACCACACCACGGAAGGCAACCGCCATGGCCCCACGTTGAGCTGGCGTGGCTGTGCTGATGACGTCTACTACCACCAGAACGACGACGGCGATTATCTGGATGTGAGCGGCTGCGGCAACTCGATCGCCGCTAACGCGCCGATCAGCACCCAGTTGATCCTCGAATCAATGCGGTGCTGGGCCCTGGAGCTGGGGGTGGATGGCTTCCGCTTCGACCTGGGCATCGCCCTGAGCCGCGGCAATCAACTCAAACCCCTCAACGACCCGCCCCTGTTCACGGCGATGGGGGCCGACCCGCAGCTGAGCGACCTCAAACTGGTGAGCGAACCGTGGGATTGCGGCGGCCTCTATCGGCTAGAGGATTTCCCCGCCAAGCGGATCGGCACCTGGAACGGCCATTTCCGCGACGGCATGCGGCGTTTCTGGAAGGGTGACGACCACAGCACCTGGACCCTGGCCCAGCGGTTCAAAGGCAGCCCTGATCTCTATGACGGCAAGCCCGTAGCCCTGGGGCGTTCGGTGAATTTCATCACCGCCCATGACGGCTTCACCCTGGCGGATCTGGTGAGCTACAACCGCAAACACAACCTGGCCAACGGCGAAGACAACCGCGACGGCGAGAACCACAACAACAGCTGGAACCACGGCATCGAAGGCCCTAGCAGCAATCCCCTGGTGCAGACCCTGCGGCGCCGGCAGCAACGCAACCTGCTCAGCTCACTGCTGCTGGCCCGCGGGGTGCCGATGCTGCTGATGGGCGATGAAGTGGGCCGCAGCCAGGGAGGCAACAACAACAGCTGGTGCCAGAACAGTCCGCTGGGGTGGATGGTCTGGGATGAAGACCACTGCGACCTGGAACTCAAGCTGTTTCTGCAGCGGCTGCTGCGGCTGCGCCAGGCCCTGCCGCAGCTGTTCAATCCGCTGGTGCCGCCACGGGAAAGCAACCGCAAATCAGCACCACAGCCATCCGAACAGCGGAGCGATCTCTGGCGGCAATGGCACGGCGTGAGCCTGGCCAAACCCGACTGGGCGGCCTGGAGCCGCACCACGGCCACCAGCCTCCACAGCGGCAGCCGCGGTGCTCTGCTCTGGATGGGCTTCAACGCTTACAAGGAAAGTCTCAGCTTTGAATTGCCGATTCCGGCATCCCCCTGGAAGCGGGTGATCGACACCTCGTTGCCCAGCCCCCAGGATTTTCCTGCTGAGCCGGTGAACTTCAGCTGCATGGAGATACCTCTGCAAAGTCGGAGCTTCGTGCTGCTGCTTGCCGAAGAGGAAATCTCAGGCCTTCGGTTGTAA
- a CDS encoding MFS transporter, which translates to MLAYGLGDAGTGLAATQLGFYLFPFFICAAGLPAFIAGSLLTVSKVWDALNDPLIGWLSDHTRSRWGPRLPWMLTAALPLGISLTAMWWVPPGDTVQRTTYYAVMAVLLMTAYTSVNLPYAALSTELTPNTAIRTRLNAARFTGSILAGLSGLIVASVVLTDGGGGYLAMGRITGSIAATTTLLCCWGLAPYAKRAQRPVPNNVPPMQQLKRVLANPRFRQVLGLYLLLWFGLQLMQVVALIWLVQVVHVPANLSTWILLPFQIAALLGLQLWSNMSNRIGRVATLRWGAGLWISACLLSMLFPPLAADPGLLQLLPLVGLIALVGVGAATAYLIPWSLLPDAIDADPSKPAGLYTAWMVFGQKLIIGLTMSVFGSLLSLTGYISAKGGNCSGALSFIEQPDSALLAIRLCMGLIPSILVLLGLVVMRGWPDRGAHLQKAAG; encoded by the coding sequence ATGCTCGCCTACGGCCTCGGCGACGCCGGCACCGGGCTTGCCGCCACCCAGCTGGGCTTCTATCTCTTTCCCTTTTTCATTTGCGCCGCAGGCCTGCCGGCCTTCATCGCCGGCTCCCTGCTCACGGTGAGCAAGGTATGGGACGCGCTGAATGATCCGTTGATCGGCTGGCTCAGCGACCACACCCGCAGCCGCTGGGGCCCGCGGTTGCCCTGGATGCTGACCGCAGCCCTGCCCCTGGGCATCAGCCTGACGGCGATGTGGTGGGTACCCCCGGGCGACACAGTGCAGCGCACCACGTACTACGCCGTGATGGCGGTGTTGCTGATGACCGCCTACACCAGCGTCAACCTGCCCTACGCCGCCCTCAGCACCGAACTCACGCCGAACACCGCCATTCGCACCCGCCTCAATGCGGCGCGGTTCACAGGCTCGATCCTGGCGGGCTTGAGCGGCCTGATCGTGGCTTCGGTGGTGCTCACCGATGGAGGCGGGGGCTACCTGGCCATGGGCCGCATCACCGGCAGCATCGCTGCTACCACCACGCTGCTCTGCTGCTGGGGGCTGGCCCCCTACGCCAAGCGGGCCCAACGCCCGGTGCCCAACAACGTGCCGCCGATGCAGCAGCTCAAACGGGTGCTGGCCAACCCCCGCTTCCGCCAGGTGCTGGGGCTTTACCTCCTGCTCTGGTTTGGCCTGCAACTGATGCAGGTGGTGGCCCTGATCTGGCTGGTGCAGGTGGTGCACGTGCCCGCCAACCTCTCCACCTGGATCCTGTTGCCCTTCCAGATCGCCGCCCTGCTGGGGCTTCAGCTCTGGAGCAACATGAGCAACCGCATCGGCCGCGTCGCCACCCTGCGCTGGGGCGCGGGGCTTTGGATCAGCGCCTGCCTGCTCTCGATGCTGTTCCCTCCCCTGGCGGCGGATCCCGGCCTGCTGCAACTGCTGCCGCTGGTGGGGCTGATTGCCCTGGTGGGGGTGGGAGCGGCGACGGCCTATCTGATTCCCTGGTCGCTGCTGCCGGATGCGATCGACGCTGACCCAAGCAAACCCGCCGGGCTTTACACCGCCTGGATGGTGTTCGGCCAGAAGCTGATCATCGGCCTGACCATGTCGGTGTTCGGCAGCCTGCTCTCGCTCACCGGCTACATCTCCGCCAAGGGAGGCAACTGCAGTGGAGCGCTGAGTTTCATCGAACAGCCGGATTCAGCCCTGCTGGCGATTCGGCTCTGCATGGGCCTGATTCCCTCGATCCTTGTGCTGCTTGGCCTTGTGGTGATGCGAGGCTGGCCCGACCGTGGAGCCCACCTGCAGAAGGCCGCCGGATGA
- a CDS encoding MlaE family ABC transporter permease, translating into MNTPRSIKRLGASLLIGGQAVAATLRGRIDRGELLEQLLDAGPGSVLIVLIISVAAGSVFNIQVAAELTRQGAGSTVGGILAIGLAREIAPLLTSCLLAGKVATAYAAQLGTMKVTEQIDAITMLRTDPVEYLVVPRMIAMVVMAPVQCFFFFLVAVWSGQLTSTALYNIPPAVFWTSVRTWMAPLDLPFMLVKAVVFGMIIATVACGWGLTTRGGPKEVGTSTTGAVVMILILVALMDVVLTQVLFGA; encoded by the coding sequence ATGAACACGCCCCGTTCGATCAAACGCCTGGGCGCCAGCCTGCTGATCGGAGGCCAGGCCGTGGCCGCCACCCTGCGCGGCCGGATTGATCGGGGCGAGCTGCTTGAGCAACTGCTGGACGCTGGCCCAGGCAGCGTGCTGATTGTGTTGATCATCTCGGTGGCCGCCGGCTCGGTGTTCAACATTCAGGTGGCCGCAGAACTCACCCGCCAGGGGGCGGGATCAACGGTGGGCGGCATCCTGGCGATCGGCCTGGCACGGGAGATCGCCCCCCTGCTCACCTCCTGCCTGCTGGCCGGCAAGGTGGCCACCGCCTACGCCGCCCAGCTGGGCACGATGAAGGTGACCGAACAGATCGACGCGATCACGATGCTGCGCACCGATCCGGTGGAGTACCTGGTGGTGCCCCGGATGATCGCGATGGTGGTGATGGCTCCGGTGCAGTGCTTCTTCTTCTTCCTGGTGGCGGTGTGGTCGGGCCAACTCACCAGCACAGCCCTCTATAACATTCCTCCGGCGGTGTTCTGGACTTCGGTGCGCACCTGGATGGCCCCGCTGGACCTGCCGTTCATGCTGGTGAAGGCCGTGGTCTTCGGCATGATCATCGCCACGGTGGCCTGCGGCTGGGGCCTGACCACCCGTGGCGGCCCCAAGGAAGTGGGCACCAGCACCACCGGAGCGGTGGTGATGATCCTGATCCTGGTGGCCTTGATGGATGTCGTTCTCACCCAGGTTCTATTCGGAGCATGA
- a CDS encoding DUF3119 family protein: MSSTPAPVTLKPDVRLPLLVVALGLALLPLPFSPWPTFVVALFGLFLLIQSASLRLEFKEDALIVWQNGRELRRFPYDQWLSWRLFAPWLPGLFYFRETQSIHFLPILFSPKELREQLELRVGALEVPNGDPEDSTSNSAK, from the coding sequence ATGAGTTCAACCCCCGCCCCCGTCACCCTCAAGCCGGATGTGCGGCTGCCGCTGCTGGTGGTGGCCCTCGGCCTGGCGCTGCTGCCGTTGCCTTTCTCCCCCTGGCCCACCTTTGTGGTGGCGCTGTTCGGCCTGTTTCTGCTCATCCAGAGCGCCAGCCTGCGGCTGGAATTCAAGGAAGACGCTCTGATCGTGTGGCAGAACGGCCGCGAGCTGCGGCGTTTCCCCTACGACCAATGGCTGAGCTGGCGGCTGTTCGCCCCCTGGCTGCCGGGCCTCTTTTATTTCCGCGAAACCCAAAGCATTCACTTTCTGCCAATCCTGTTCAGCCCCAAGGAGCTGCGAGAACAGCTGGAACTGCGGGTGGGAGCGCTGGAAGTGCCGAACGGCGACCCGGAAGACAGCACGAGCAATAGCGCGAAGTAG
- a CDS encoding DUF3086 domain-containing protein: MESTAADAMPDDTDLTPQAPEPEQAPAESSGETSTDPASTTGAEPSAAEANPVMELALKDLQERRNALQAEITALSSRKQQLEAELKANFAGQSDAIARRVRGFQEYLGGALQDLVQSVENLELVVQPMVVQPSPLDQAADNPAAPEKTGESTPPPAVADTFRPDEELIRQTLERFLKQPDVYADPWNLRRSIDARDTALLEDWFFNQGGRGAQPSRGTRPRNILASAALIAVIGELYGDQFQCLVLAGGPERLGEWRRGLQDALGLGREDFGPSSGIVLFERPEALVERADRLEERGEVPLILIDAAERSVDIPVLQFPLWLAFAAGPGERLDDDDLL; encoded by the coding sequence ATGGAGAGCACGGCAGCTGACGCAATGCCCGACGACACCGACCTGACCCCCCAGGCGCCTGAACCGGAACAGGCCCCGGCAGAGTCCAGCGGCGAAACCAGCACTGACCCTGCCAGCACCACCGGTGCCGAGCCCTCCGCCGCAGAAGCCAATCCCGTGATGGAGCTGGCCCTCAAGGATCTGCAGGAGCGCCGCAATGCCCTGCAGGCGGAGATCACCGCCCTCAGCTCCCGCAAACAGCAACTCGAGGCCGAACTGAAGGCCAACTTCGCCGGCCAGTCCGACGCCATCGCCCGCCGCGTGAGGGGCTTCCAGGAGTACCTGGGCGGCGCCCTGCAGGACCTGGTGCAGAGCGTGGAAAACCTGGAGCTGGTGGTGCAGCCGATGGTGGTGCAGCCCTCCCCCCTCGATCAGGCGGCAGACAACCCAGCAGCGCCAGAGAAGACTGGCGAGAGCACTCCGCCGCCAGCGGTGGCCGACACCTTCCGCCCCGATGAAGAGCTGATCCGCCAGACCCTGGAGCGCTTCCTCAAACAGCCCGACGTCTACGCCGACCCCTGGAACCTGCGGCGCAGCATCGACGCCCGCGACACGGCCCTGCTGGAGGACTGGTTCTTCAATCAGGGCGGACGTGGCGCCCAGCCCAGCCGCGGCACCCGGCCGCGCAACATCCTGGCGAGCGCGGCTCTGATCGCGGTGATCGGTGAGCTGTACGGCGATCAGTTCCAGTGCCTGGTGCTGGCCGGCGGCCCTGAACGGCTCGGTGAATGGCGGCGCGGCCTGCAGGATGCCCTGGGCCTGGGCCGGGAAGACTTCGGCCCCAGCAGCGGCATCGTGCTGTTCGAGCGCCCGGAAGCCCTGGTGGAGCGGGCCGACCGGCTGGAGGAACGGGGCGAAGTGCCCTTGATCCTGATCGATGCGGCCGAGCGCAGCGTCGACATCCCTGTGCTTCAGTTCCCCCTCTGGTTGGCCTTCGCGGCCGGACCGGGTGAACGCCTCGACGACGACGATCTGCTGTGA
- the plsY gene encoding glycerol-3-phosphate 1-O-acyltransferase PlsY, producing MIQTAFTALLLLAIGYLLGAIPSGYLAGRWLKGIDLRDCGSGSTGATNVLRNVGKGPALVVFLIDVGKGALAVLLAKSVGLNDWLQVLTGLAALAGHIWPVWLGWKGGKAVATGLGIFLGLAWPVGLACFGLFMAVISIFRIVSLSSVVAAIGLPLLMLLSGSSSAYVVVSLVASLMVLWRHRSNIERLLAGTEPKIGAKAKG from the coding sequence GTGATCCAAACAGCATTCACCGCCCTGCTGCTGCTGGCCATCGGCTACCTGCTGGGAGCCATCCCCAGCGGTTACCTCGCCGGCCGCTGGCTCAAGGGCATCGATCTGCGCGACTGCGGCTCCGGCAGCACCGGCGCCACCAACGTGCTTCGCAACGTGGGCAAGGGCCCAGCCCTGGTGGTGTTCCTGATTGATGTGGGCAAAGGCGCCCTGGCGGTGCTGCTGGCGAAAAGCGTCGGCCTCAACGACTGGTTGCAGGTGCTGACGGGCCTGGCGGCCTTGGCCGGGCACATCTGGCCGGTGTGGCTGGGCTGGAAGGGCGGCAAAGCGGTGGCCACTGGCCTTGGCATATTTCTGGGCCTGGCCTGGCCGGTGGGACTGGCCTGCTTTGGCCTGTTCATGGCCGTGATCTCGATCTTCCGGATCGTGTCGCTCTCCAGCGTGGTGGCCGCCATCGGACTGCCACTGTTGATGCTGCTCTCTGGTAGCAGCAGCGCCTACGTAGTGGTGTCGTTGGTGGCCAGCCTGATGGTGCTCTGGCGCCATCGCAGCAACATCGAACGGCTGCTGGCGGGCACCGAACCCAAGATTGGCGCGAAAGCCAAGGGCTGA
- the pyrF gene encoding orotidine-5'-phosphate decarboxylase: protein MAPTLSADPADRIIVALDGMAPDQALRFAAHVDGLRWVKVGLELFVQAGPEVVAQLREQGLRVFLDLKFHDIPATMAGACRRAAALGAELITVHACAGSEALKAVKVAAEEGAQAAGQPAPTLLAVTVLTSWEEQRLQRELAIAQGIAERVPALAQLSATAGIGGCVCSPLEAAALRAQHPQPFALVTPGIRPRGAAVGDQARVMGPAEAIAAGASQLVIGRPISKAEDPSAAFAACCGDL from the coding sequence TTGGCTCCGACGCTCTCCGCTGACCCCGCCGATCGGATCATCGTGGCCCTCGATGGCATGGCGCCGGATCAGGCGCTGCGCTTTGCAGCCCACGTGGACGGGCTGCGCTGGGTGAAGGTGGGTCTGGAGCTGTTCGTGCAGGCGGGGCCAGAAGTGGTGGCCCAGCTGCGCGAGCAGGGGCTGCGCGTGTTTCTTGACCTCAAATTCCACGACATCCCGGCCACGATGGCCGGTGCCTGCCGGAGGGCGGCGGCGCTGGGGGCCGAACTGATCACGGTGCATGCCTGCGCCGGCAGCGAAGCGCTCAAGGCAGTCAAGGTTGCGGCAGAGGAAGGAGCCCAGGCTGCTGGGCAACCCGCGCCCACGTTGCTGGCGGTGACGGTGCTCACCAGCTGGGAGGAGCAACGGCTGCAACGGGAACTCGCCATTGCCCAGGGCATCGCCGAACGGGTGCCGGCGTTGGCGCAGCTGTCGGCGACCGCCGGCATTGGTGGTTGTGTGTGCTCACCCCTGGAGGCCGCGGCATTGCGGGCGCAACACCCTCAACCGTTCGCGCTGGTCACCCCAGGCATCCGCCCCAGAGGAGCAGCCGTTGGTGATCAAGCCCGGGTGATGGGGCCGGCTGAGGCGATTGCCGCTGGTGCCAGTCAGCTGGTGATCGGCCGGCCGATCAGCAAGGCCGAGGATCCCAGCGCTGCTTTTGCAGCCTGTTGCGGAGATCTTTGA